From the Cryptomeria japonica chromosome 2, Sugi_1.0, whole genome shotgun sequence genome, one window contains:
- the LOC131859453 gene encoding rust resistance kinase Lr10-like yields the protein MLPLSLLVSAAICALFFRCSLCIDPQYEYCESNQTCGSKSFTFPFGVGNGSCGLPSFEIDCVQELRPVIGIGNTNYTILLIFFDNRTFMLTNDKIFQDFTSSYLIDSTWDSGNKIFNIINVSNASEEVYMCGEKCVSYPPEYLNLSCSPRMVNVLAATVQWNYPQEREHTCRGCEKSKGFCGYKTPQLGDFLCFCQDGPHSKHCPKGKRGVVIGVASGAAGLLIAAVVVVVYYWISRPSCEVEQFLHDYVDEMPSKYSYSQLKKITNNFADKLGEGAFGVVYKGKLSSGTMVAVKILDQLRHSESQFMNEVATVGRIHHVNLVRLMGYSFEEARRALVYEYVVNGSLEKFIFVEKGKEQMLN from the exons ATGCTTCCTCTAAGTCTTCTTGTCAGCGCTGCCATCTGTGCCCTTTTCTTTCGATGCTCTTTATGCATTGATCCGCAGTACGAATATTGCGAAAGCAATCAAACATGTGGGAGCAAAAGCTTCACGTTTCCTTTCGGCGTAGGAAATGGAAGTTGTGGTCTCCCTAGCTTTGAGATCGACTGTGTGCAGGAGTTACGTCCAGTAATTGGAATAGGGAACACCAACTACACAATATTACTGATTTTCTTTGACAATCGGACATTTATGCTAACAAATGACAAGATTTTCCAAGATTTCACATCTTCTTATCTGATCGATTCAACCTGGGACTCGGGCAACAAAATCTTTAATATCATCAACGTTAGCAACGCAAGTGAAGAAGTTTATATGTGTGGTGAGAAATGTGTATCATATCCACCAGAATATCTGAATCTCTCATGTTCCCCCAGAATGGTGAACGTTCTAGCAGCAACAGTGCAATGGAATTATCCCCAAGAACGAGAACATACTTGTAGAGGTTGTGAAAAAAGTAAGGGCTTTTGTGGGTATAAAACTCCTCAGTTAGGGGACTTCTTATGCTTTTGCCAGGATGGACCTCATTCAAAGCACTGCCCGAAAG GCAAAAGAGGAGTTGTAATAGGTGTTGCTAGTGGAGCGGCAGGCTTGCTGATAGCTGCAGTAGTGGTTGTAGTTTATTATTGGATCTCAAGGCCTTCTTGTGAGGTGGAGCAATTCCTTCATGATTATGTTGATGAAATGCCCAGCAAATATTCATATTCTCAACTGAAGAAGATCACCAATAATTTTGCAGATAAATTAGGTGAAGGCGCTTTTGGTGTGGTTTACAAAGGAAAGCTCTCTAGCGGTACTATGGTGGCTGTGAAAATTTTGGATCAGTTGAGACACAGTGAGAGCCAGTTCATGAATGAAGTTGCAACTGTCGGAAGGATCCATCACGTTAATTTGGTTCGACTGATGGGCTATTCCTTTGAAGAAGCTAGAAGAGCACTTGTCTATGAGTACGTCGTGAATGGGTCTCTGGAGAAGTTTATATTTGTAGAAAAAGGAAAAGAACAGATGCTCAATTAG